The Populus nigra chromosome 19, ddPopNigr1.1, whole genome shotgun sequence genome includes a window with the following:
- the LOC133679623 gene encoding probable protein phosphatase 2C 25, translating into MSCSVAVSNSPVFSPSTTLFRSKTVVSIPSPPAETIALTLTHSKPTTQSPSSSTTCSSPSPFRYRLQKPLTGFNSSSSLASGSGAAATLLKRKRPTRLDIPVVMGFGGGLATPREVEEAEVEREGYGYSVYCKRGRREAMEDRFSAVVDLEGDAKQAFFAIFDGHGGAKAAEFAAGNLDKNILDEVARRDEEDIKDAVKYGYLKTDVQFLKEDIRGGSCCVTALIRKGNLVVSNAGDCRAVMSRGGVAEALTADHRPSREDEKDRIESMGGYVDLIHGTWRIQGSLAVSRGIGDSHLKQWVIAEPDTNVVRIKPDHEFLILASDGLWDRVGNQEAVDIARRLCIGVEKGEPLSACKKLADLSVLRGSCDDISVMLIQLGRYV; encoded by the exons atgtcgtGCTCTGTTGCGGTGTCGAATTCTCCTGTATTCTCTCCATCAACAACTCTCTTCCGCAGCAAAACAGTGGTATCAATCCCATCACCACCAGCAGAAACAATAGCACTAACACTAACCCATTCAAAACCAACAACACAATCTCCATCTTCTTCAACTACTTGTTCTTCTCCCTCTCCGTTTCGATATCGCCTTCAAAAACCATTAACTGGGttcaattcttcttcttctttggcttCGGGTTCGGGGGCGGCCGCGACGCTCTTGAAGAGGAAGAGGCCGACAAGGCTGGATATACCGGTTGTTATGGGGTTTGGAGGAGGGCTGGCGACGCCCAGGGAGGTGGAGGAAGCGGAGGTGGAGAGAGAAGGGTATGGCTATTCTGTTTATTGTAAGAGAGGAAGGAGAGAGGCTATGGAGGATCGCTTTTCTGCTGTCGTTGACCTTGAAGGAGATGCCAAGCAG GCTTTCTTTGCTATTTTTGATGGACATGGGGGTGCTAAAGCTGCTGAATTTGCAGCAGGGAATTTAGATAAGAATATTTTAGATGAAGTTGCCAGGAGGGACGAAGAAGACATTAAGGATGCGGTTAAGTATGGTTATTTGAAAACCGATGTTCAGTTTTTAAAAGAAGATATTAGAGGTGGCTCCTGCTGCGTGACAGCTTTAATCAGGAAGGGGAACCTTGTTGTATCTAATGCCGGTGATTGTCGTGCTGTTATGAGTAGAGGAGGTGTTGCTGAGGCCCTCACAGCCGATCACCGGCCTTCCAGGGAAGACGAGAAGGACAGGATTGAGTCCATG GGTGGCTATGTTGATTTAATCCATGGAACTTGGAGAATTCAGGGATCCTTGGCTGTGTCCAGGGGAATTGGAGATAGTCATCTGAAACAGTGGGTAATAGCTGAGCCTGACACAAACGTTGTTAGAATTAAGCCAGATCATGAGTTCTTAATCTTAGCTTCTGATGGCTTATGGGATAGG GTTGGTAATCAAGAGGCTGTTGATATTGCTCGCCGATTGTGCATAGGGGTTGAAAAGGGAGAACCATTATCTGCCTGTAAAAAGCTTGCTGATCTCTCTGTTTTGCGAGGCTCCTGTGATGATATTAGTGTGATGCTGATCCAATTGGGACGCTATGTATGA